The Raphanus sativus cultivar WK10039 chromosome 2, ASM80110v3, whole genome shotgun sequence genome includes a region encoding these proteins:
- the LOC108843056 gene encoding pentatricopeptide repeat-containing protein At5g13770, chloroplastic encodes MVILSRSWVATVNHHHHANPHSFTSSPTKPVFFLSQKPHTSHVCSSRCSLVLEEDEKKSPGPTKQDKWPFFEPAPDVLNRVLSKFLQDPKTKKVSSEFYDKAKENSELRTTKHLINYLVSSKNWDLLVSLCEDLREYKALPDAHTSTQLIRSCIRQGKFRITHCLLNVFRTDKSLAVSSSDAAMRGFNKLQMYSSTIQVFDRMKQSAGVEPSPGCYCRIMEAHERIGDVQKVVELFREFNSKRLSFLAKESGSIYTVLCSSLARSGRALEALEFLEEMKDKGIPQSSALYSTLIRALAEAREVATVEKLFKEAGEKKMLKDPEMCLKVVLMYVREGNMERTLEVVAEMRKSDLKVTDCILCAVVNGFCKQRGFAEAVEAYEWVMKQECEAGQVTYAITINAYCRLEEHDKAEMLFEEMVKKGFDRCVVAYSNIMDMYGKTRRLSDAVKLMAKMKQRGCRPNIWIYNALIDMHGRAMDLRRVEKIWKEMKRMKVMPDKVSYTSMISAYNRAKEFETCVELYQEFRMNRGKIDRAMAGIMVGVFSKTSRIDELMRLLQDMRVEKTKVDARLYSSALNALRDAGLNSQIRWLQESFDIAQETSASRYSNMKKKRSLQGS; translated from the coding sequence ATGGTCATCTTGAGCAGGTCGTGGGTAGCCACCgtgaaccaccaccaccatgcAAACCCCCACAGCTTCACCTCCTCTCCGACCAAACCCGTTTTCTTCCTTTCCCAAAAGCCTCACACTTCTCACGTCTGCTCCTCTCGATGCTCTTTAGTTCTTGAAGAGGATGAAAAGAAGTCACCCGGTCCGACGAAACAAGACAAGTGGCCATTTTTCGAACCTGCCCCTGACGTCCTTAACCGGGTCTTATCCAAGTTCCTCCAAGACCCTAAAACCAAGAAAGTTTCTTCAGAGTTCTACGACAAAGCCAAGGAGAACTCAGAGCTGAGGACGACCAAGCATCTCATCAACTACTTGGTGAGTTCCAAGAACTGGGACTTGCTCGTCTCGCTCTGTGAGGATCTCAGGGAATATAAAGCTTTGCCTGATGCTCACACGTCTACCCAACTCATCAGAAGTTGCATTAGACAGGGGAAGTTCAGGATCACGCATTGCTTGCTCAACGTGTTTAGAACAGACAAGTCGCTGGCCGTGTCTTCATCTGACGCAGCGATGAGAGGCTTTAACAAGTTACAGATGTATAGCAGCACGATCCAAGTGTTTGATAGGATGAAACAATCTGCGGGAGTTGAGCCTAGCCCTGGCTGTTACTGCAGGATCATGGAGGCTCACGAGAGGATCGGTGACGTTCAAAAAGTGGTGGAGCTGTTTCGAGAGTTCAACAGCAAGAGGTTGAGTTTCTTGGCCAAGGAATCAGGCTCTATCTACACGGTCTTGTGCTCGTCCCTTGCTAGATCAGGACGAGCACTCGAAGCTCTGGAGTTTCTGGAGGAGATGAAAGATAAAGGCATCCCGCAGAGCAGCGCGTTGTACTCTACTCTGATCCGTGCCTTGGCGGAAGCACGTGAGGTTGCAACGGTCGAGAAGCTGTTCAAAGAGGCGGGAGAGAAGAAGATGCTGAAGGATCCGGAGATGTGTTTGAAGGTTGTGCTGATGTACGTCAGGGAAGGGAACATGGAGAGGACTCTAGAGGTCGTGGCCGAGATGAGGAAGAGCGACTTGAAGGTCACGGACTGCATTCTCTGCGCGGTCGTGAACGGATTCTGTAAGCAGAGAGGCTTTGCGGAAGCGGTCGAGGCGTACGAGTGGGTCATGAAGCAAGAATGCGAGGCGGGGCAAGTGACTTACGCGATAACGATCAATGCGTACTGTCGGCTGGAGGAGCACGACAAGGCTGAGATGCTGTTCGAAGAGATGGTGAAGAAAGGATTCGACAGATGCGTCGTGGCGTACTCGAACATAATGGATATGTACGGGAAGACGAGGAGGCTGAGCGACGCGGTGAAACTCATGGCTAAGATGAAACAGAGAGGATGCAGACCAAACATTTGGATCTACAATGCGTTGATCGATATGCATGGAAGAGCTATGGACTTGAGGCGAGTGGAAAAGATATGGAAAGAGATGaagaggatgaaggtgatgccgGATAAGGTGAGTTACACGAGCATGATCAGTGCGTATAACAGAGCGAAAGAGTTTGAGACGTGCGTGGAGCTTTACCAGGAGTTTAGGATGAACAGAGGGAAGATCGATAGGGCCATGGCGGGAATCATGGTCGGTGTGTTCTCCAAAACCAGCAGGATTGATGAGCTGATGAGGCTGCTGCAGGACATGAGAGTAGAAAAAACCAAGGTTGATGCGAGGCTGTATTCCTCGGCTTTGAACGCTCTACGTGATGCCGGTCTTAACTCCCAGATCAGATGGTTGCAGGAAAGCTTTGACATAGCACAAGAAACTAGTGCTTCAAGATATTCCAatatgaagaagaaaagaagtttGCAGGGTTCTTGA
- the LOC108823800 gene encoding telomere repeat-binding protein 4 produces the protein MVVKRRFNCGFDFSSIPKAPRSTRRKVSSTKNDDIGIPAIDLLASLAGKLLEESESSSSTSTSTNAFIGGSIKQEHVEDIIKPCESELASKSPPSDITSETCLENDCKRALVSKPLVGCGGNKKEDCAVSLISGLKDPSQLHLQFPQPLLHLDGDVKTPPGTDGIGVSNGSLEGYRNQSKLVCRDNDENYCKYYRFSDRCRPYRPLTRVRHRIMKKCFGDTRTDGCVKSLYRKRKSWHGYNPWKHETVLRKRRLSDKGLVVNSDGGLSSESVTTSPHKGESVKFSIKSFRIPELFIEVPETATVGSLKRTVMEAVTALLGDGIRIGVLVQGKKVRDDSNTLSQTGLSCRENLCNLGFTLEPDLENLPVPLCSETPAISTPTDSTNLSERSAASPALDSRVPFHLQEADHVISSGKCVENNQELVPYQSDVSADEEQPSSDLKALVPVSALEAAALAIVPLNEKPKRAEVSQRRTRRPFSVTEVEALVQAVEELGTGRWRDVKLRSFDKASHRTYVDLKDKWKTLVHTASISPQQRRGEPVPQELLDRVLAAHRCWSQHQLKQNGKHQAAAIMVGPSM, from the exons ATGGTGGTGAAGAGGAGGTTTAATTGTGGCTTTGATTTCTCCAGTATTCCCAAGGCTCCTCGTTCCACCAGG AGGAAGGTATCAAGCACTAAGAACGATGACATTGGGATCCCTGCAATTGATTTGCTCGCTTCTCTGGCTGGGAAGTTGCTAGAAGAAAGCGAAAGTTCCTCCTCTACCTCTACCTCTACCAATGCATTTATAGGGGGGAGCATCAAGCAAGAACATGTTGAAGATATCATCAAGCCTTGTGAATCCGAGCTTGCGTCAAAGTCCCCTCCTAGTGATATTACTAGCGAGACTTGTCTGGAAAATGATTGTAAGAGAGCTCTTGTTTCGAAGCCCCTTGTAGGGTGTGGAGGAAACAAGAAAGAGGATTGTGCAGTTAGCTTAATCTCTGGCCTGAAGGATCCAAGTCAGTTACATTTGCAGTTTCCCCAACCACTACTCCACCTGGATGGCGATGTAAAAACGCCACCAGGCACGGATGGTATTGGTGTCTCCAATGGTTCTTTGGAAGGGTATAGGAATCAATCTAAGTTAGTTTGCAGAGATAATGACGAAAACTATTGTAAGTACTATAGATTTAGTGACAGATGTAGGCCTTATAGGCCTTTGACACGTGTTAGACATCGAATAATGAAAAAGTGTTTTGGAGACACTAGAACAG ATGGCTGTGTAAAGTCTCTGTACCGAAAGAGAAAGTCGTGGCATGGTTATAACCCATGGAAGCATGAGACGGTTCTTAGGAAGAGAAGATTGTCTGACAAAGGGTTGGTCGTAAACTCTGATGGAGGACTCAGTAGCGAGAGTGTTACCACTTCACCTCACAAGGGAGAATCAG TAAAGTTCAGCATCAAGTCCTTTAGGATTCCAGAGCTTTTTATTGAAGTTCCAGAAACAGCAACAGTAGGCTCACTGAAG AGGACGGTGATGGAGGCTGTTACAGCTTTACTCGGTGATGGAATACGTATAGGGGTGTTAGTCCAAGGAAAGAAGGTTAGAGATGACAGTAACACTCTATCACAGACTGGTCTTTCATGTAGAGAAAATCTATGCAACCTTGGCTTCACCTTGGAGCCTGATCTCGAAAACCTACCTGTACCTCTTTGCTCTGAAACTCCTGCCATCTCTACGCCAACTGATTCTACAAATTTGTCAGAAAG GTCCGCAGCTTCTCCCGCGTTAGATTCTAGAGTTCCTTTCCATCTTCAAGAAGCAGATCATGTGATTAGCTCTGGAAAAtgtgtggagaataaccaggaactAGTTCCATATCAGAGTGACGTGTCAGCTGATGAAGAACAACCTTCATCAGATCTAAAAGCGCTGGTTCCAGTTTCAGCCTTGGAAGCTGCGGCTCTTGCAATTGTCCCACTTAACGAGAAACCTAAACGTGCAGAGGTTTCACAGCGCAGAACCAGGAGACCATTCTCTGTTACAGAGGTAGAAGCTTTAGTACAAGCTGTAGAGGAACTTGGTACTGGAAG GTGGCGTGATGTGAAATTACGTTCTTTCGATAAGGCAAGTCATCGAACCTACGTGGACTTGAAG GACAAATGGAAAACTTTGGTTCACACGGCAAGTATATCACCGCAGCAACGGAGAGGGGAACCAGTGCCTCAAGAACTGCTAGACAGAGTCTTGGCAGCACATAGGTGTTGGTCACAGCACCAACTGAAACAGAACGGGAAACATCAAGCGGCTGCAATAATGGTGGGTCCGTCCATGTAA
- the LOC108843057 gene encoding N-terminal acetyltransferase A complex catalytic subunit NAA10, whose amino-acid sequence MVCIRRATVDDLLAMQACNLMCLPENYQMKYYLYHILSWPQLLYVAEDYNGRIVGYVLAKMEEESNECHGHITSLAVLRTHRKLGLATKLMTAAQAAMEQVYGAEYVSLHVRRSNRAAFNLYTETLGYQINDVEAKYYADGEDAYDMRKNLKGKQIHQHHSAGHAHHHHGGGCCSADAKPVETTTQAEATSSK is encoded by the exons ATGGTGTGCATCAGGCGAGCGACAGTGGACGATCTGCTGGCTATGCAGGCCTGCAACCTCATGTGCCTCCCCGAGAACTACCAGATGAAGTACTACCTCTACCACATCCTCTCTTGGCCTCAGCTTCTCTACGTCGCCGAGGACTACAACGGTCGCATCGTCGGCTACGTCCTCGCCAAGATGGAAGAGGAGAGCAACGAGTGCCACGGCCACATCACTTCCCTCGCCGTTCTCCGCACTCATCGCAAGCTCGGCCTCGCCACTAAGCTCATGACCGCCGCCCAAGCTGCCATGGAACAG GTTTATGGGGCAGAGTATGTTTCATTGCATGTGAGGAGGAGTAACCGAGCAGCCTTCAATCTCTACACGGAGACATTAGGCTACCAGATTAACGATGTTGAAGCCAAGTATTACGCCGATGGAGAGGATGCCTATGATATGCGAAAGAATCTCAAGGGTAAGCAGATTCATCAGCACCACAGCGCCGGCCACGCTCATCATCACCATGGAGGTGGTTGTTGTTCAGCTGATGCTAAACCTGTTGAAACAACAACTCAAGCTGAAGCAACAAGTTCCAAGTGA
- the LOC108839338 gene encoding uncharacterized protein LOC108839338, with protein sequence MIKNFTAEEKEEKEKLNKQQVESWRMMKKVNMARPEFATSRTVVLWDMDDCPLPNGYEPCRLGPRIDTELKSVGYNGELIIIAVGNLEGIPYDFLKALSSGGDVIKHSSFGIFDEVVSFFLSPGSQPPISIMLISTIVSLRESVTRNIYMRDISGYNLLLAYPPNSEPEDPHPSSLVFVGGEWLWGRDSLLKDSGSETRRLDTGCEQFSCKSCRQFFPSFEDFKVHLETNEHTNRVRLGASMRGLKYVLAAKNFEARKQSKNYLKLVDGQKLTFQRLHEFLTFDGKKKASNLEFQKEEAQSSLAKKNPTAKEKEAKNFGG encoded by the coding sequence ATGATTAAGAATTTTACTGCCGAGGAGAAGGAGGAAAAAGAGAAGTTGAATAAACAACAAGTTGAGTCTTGGAGGATGATGAAAAAGGTCAACATGGCGAGGCCTGAGTTTGCGACATCTAGAACGGTGGTGTTGTGGGACATGGACGACTGTCCGCTCCCCAATGGTTATGAACCATGTCGGCTAGGTCCGAGAATAGACACTGAGTTGAAGAGTGTAGGCTACAATGGTGAGCTCATCATCATTGCCGTTGGCAACCTGGAGGGGATCCCTTATGACTTCCTGAAAGCGCTCTCTTCCGGTGGAGACGTTATTAAACATTCTTCTTTTGGTATTTTTGATGAAGTGGTTAGCTTTTTTCTTTCGCCTGGTAGTCAACCTCCCATCTCAATAATGCTCATATCCACCATTGTCTCACTACGGGAATCAGTAACTCGCAATATTTACATGAGGGATATCAGTGGATACAATCTTCTTCTGGCATATCCACCAAATAGTGAACCTGAAGACCCACACCCTTCATCTCTAGTCTTCGTTGGTGGAGAGTGGCTCTGGGGTAGGGATAGCTTACTGAAAGATTCAGGGTCGGAGACAAGAAGACTGGACACTGGCTGCGAACAATTTTCTTGCAAATCATGCAGGCAGTTTTTCCCCAGCTTTGAAGATTTCAAGGTGCACCTTGAGACCAACGAGCACACAAATCGTGTtagattgggtgctagtatgaGGGGGTTGAAGTATGTTTTGGCTGCAAAAAATTTTGAGGCTAGGAAGCAATCTAAGAATTATCTTAAATTAGTGGATGGGCAAAAATTGACGTTTCAACGTCTTCACGAATTTTTAACTTTCGATGGAAAGAAGAAGGCAAGCAATTTGGAGtttcaaaaagaagaagctcAGTCTTCCCTTGCAAAGAAGAATCCTACTGCCAAGGAGAAGGAGGCAAAAAATTTTGGTGGTTGA